From the Chryseobacterium fluminis genome, the window TGTCGAAAACGGAACCAGTTATTTAGTTGTTTTGGGGACTACAGCAGAGGCAGCAACGCTTTCCAATGAGGAGAAGAAACAGGTGGTAAATCATATCATTAAGGTGAACAGTAAACGCTTACCTTTGGTGTTGGGAATCGGTGGGAATAATACGCTTGAAGTTAAAAGACAGATCGAGGAAACAGATTTATCGGAATTCGAAGCGGTACTCTCTGTATCTCCTTACTATAACAAACCAAATCAGGAGGGTCTTTATCAGCATTATAAAGCATTGGCTTCTACAGGTAAAAATATTATTATTTATAATGTTCCTTCAAGAACAGGACAAAATGTGGAGGCGGAAACGACTTTGCGCTTAGCCAATGAATTTCCGAATTTATTCCTGATCAAAGAGGCGTCACCCAATATTCTCCAGTATTTTGATATCTTAAGAAAGAAACCCGAAGGATTCTCTCTTGTTTCCGGGGATGATGAATTCACCCTTCCTGTAACACTGGCGGGTGGTGATGGTGTAATTTCTGTGATTGGACAGGGGTATCCAAAAGAATTTTCTTCCATGGTACAGTTAGCTTTCGAGGGAAAAGTAAAAGAAGCCTATGCTATTCACAATAAGCTGGTGGATATTACACGATTAATTTTTGCTGAAGGAAATCCTTGTGGAATTAAAGTAGTTCTAGCAGAAAAGGGAATTATTAAAAATTACCTGAGGCTTCCTCTGGTTCCTGCCTCGGAAGGACTGTATGCTAAAATTAAAGCTGAAATGGCAAAAATTGCCGGATAAGACAAACTGAAATTTCCTGTGAAATTTTCAACATTACAATGAGATTTAAAGGTGGAAAGTCCGTTACTTTTCACCTTTTTTCTATACCATTGTTTCTTTAGAAATATTTAAGATTCTGTATTAACAATAGACAAAGTTTAAAACAATGAAATTTATAAAAGCAACAGAAAATGATATTCCTCTGATTCAGGACCTGGCAAAAAGATCCTGGGAGAATGCTTATGCAGATATCCTGTCTGCCGGACAGATGGAGTATATGCTGAGAGCCATGTATTCACACGATGAAATTGCCGGCCAGTTACGGCATCCCAATTATCATTATTATTTAATTCAGGATGACATGAATGATGCCTTTGAAGGCTTCATCGGATATGAAAATCACTATGAAGACACAACGACAAAGCTTCACCGGATTTACCTGGTACCCGGGAGTAAAGGAAAAGGTCTTGGCAAAAAAGCATTACAGTTTTTAACCCAAAAAGTTTCGGAAAATCAGGATACAAGAATTATTCTGAATGTCAATAAATACAACCCTGCAAGAAAATTTTATGAATCTCAGGGATATACAATATATGATGAAGGTGTTTTTGATATTGGTAACAACTATGTCATGGACGATTATCTGATGGAATTCATAATTCACATGGAATAGACTTAAAATTCTGTAACATTATCCTGTAATTCTATAACAAGTGATATTTAATTTTGTCAGATCTTTGTATAAGAACCAAATCACCTATAACAATACATTCATATGCTTGGTTTAAGCTGTAAAGCTTTTTATCAGTAT encodes:
- a CDS encoding GNAT family N-acetyltransferase, with the translated sequence MKFIKATENDIPLIQDLAKRSWENAYADILSAGQMEYMLRAMYSHDEIAGQLRHPNYHYYLIQDDMNDAFEGFIGYENHYEDTTTKLHRIYLVPGSKGKGLGKKALQFLTQKVSENQDTRIILNVNKYNPARKFYESQGYTIYDEGVFDIGNNYVMDDYLMEFIIHME
- the dapA gene encoding 4-hydroxy-tetrahydrodipicolinate synthase, which encodes MSILKGVGVALVTPFNEDLSVDFDSLTKLVEYNVENGTSYLVVLGTTAEAATLSNEEKKQVVNHIIKVNSKRLPLVLGIGGNNTLEVKRQIEETDLSEFEAVLSVSPYYNKPNQEGLYQHYKALASTGKNIIIYNVPSRTGQNVEAETTLRLANEFPNLFLIKEASPNILQYFDILRKKPEGFSLVSGDDEFTLPVTLAGGDGVISVIGQGYPKEFSSMVQLAFEGKVKEAYAIHNKLVDITRLIFAEGNPCGIKVVLAEKGIIKNYLRLPLVPASEGLYAKIKAEMAKIAG